In a genomic window of Myotis daubentonii chromosome 18, mMyoDau2.1, whole genome shotgun sequence:
- the HORMAD1 gene encoding HORMA domain-containing protein 1 isoform X1, with product MATAQLQGTPMSALVFPNEMMTEQSSLMLVKRLLAISVSCITYLRGIFPECAYGSRYLDDLCVKILRENKSCPGATQLVHWMRGCYDALQKKYVYTNPEDPQTISECYQFKFKYTENGPVMDFISQNQSTESSLSSADTKKASILLIRKMYVLMQNLEPLPNDVCLTMKLFYYDEVTPPGYQPPGFKDGDCEGVIFEGEPIYLNVGEVPTPFHTFKVKVTTEKERMENIDSTILFPNQLKTPFQKILMDEGNPEDEQEHNTSDDFDIEMKTEEQKKNPGSSELGEPNLACEEDEIMKSKEVPELSVSPSQVEQLVSKTSELVMSESKTRSGRIFHSKIANENKPVKSSKANRKRSQLESGETVLHHVDSASQESVTKRRKLSEPEEHI from the exons ATGGCCACTGCACAGCTGCAGGGAACACCCATG AGTGCGTTGGTGTTTCCCAACGAGATGATGACCGAGCAGAGCTCTCTGATGCTGGTGAAGAGGCTCCTAGCGATTTCCGTGTCCTGCATCACGTATTTGAGAGGAATATTTCCAGAATGTGCTTATGGATCAAGATACCTAGATg atctTTGTGTCAAAattctgagagaaaataaaagttgtcCAGGAGCTACACAGTTAGTGCATTG gaTGCGAGGATGCTATGATGCTTTACAGAAAAAATAT gtataCACCAACCCAGAAGACCCTCAG ACAATTTCAGAATGTTACCAATTTAAATTCAAGTACACTGAGAATGGACCAGTCATGGACTTCATAAG TCAAAATCAAAGCACTGAATCTAGTTTGTCATCTGCTGACACCAAGAAAGCAAGTATTCTCCTCATTCGCAAGATGTATGTTCTAATGCAAAATCTGGAACCTTTACCTAATGATGTTTGCTTGACCATGAAACTTTTTTACTATGATGAAG TTACACCCCCAGGTTACCAGCCTCCTGGTTTTAAGGATGGTGATTGTGAAGGAGTGATATTTGAAGGGGAGCCTATATACTTAAATGTGGGAGAAGTCCCAACACCCTTTCACACCTTcaaagtaaaggtgaccaccgaGAAAGAACGAATGGAAAATATTGATTCAACTATATTATTTCCAAACCAGTTAAAAACACCATTTCAAAAAATACTCATGGATGAAGGTAATCCAGAAGATGAACAGGAGCATAATACATCT gatgattttgacattgaaatgaaaacagaagagcagaaaaaaaatcctggatCTTCTGAACTTGGAG aaccaAATTTAGCTTGTGAGGAAGATGAGATTATGAAATCTAAAGAAGTTCCAGAGCTTTCAGTTTCTCCTTCTCAG gTTGAGCAGTTAGTCAGTAAAACATCTGAACTTGTTATGTCTGAAAGCAAAACAAGAAGTGGAAGAATTTTTCACAGTAAAATA GCTAATGAAAATAAACCAGTAAAATCTTCTAAAGCAAATCGGAAGAGAAGTCAACTAGAATCTGGAGAAACA GTTCTTCATCACGTTGATTCTGCTAGTCAAGAGTCAGtgacaaaaagaagaaagcttAGTGAACCAGAggaacatatataa
- the HORMAD1 gene encoding HORMA domain-containing protein 1 isoform X2, producing MATAQLQGTPMSALVFPNEMMTEQSSLMLVKRLLAISVSCITYLRGIFPECAYGSRYLDDLCVKILRENKSCPGATQLVHWMRGCYDALQKKYLRIVVLAVYTNPEDPQTISECYQFKFKYTENGPVMDFISQNQSTESSLSSADTKKASILLIRKMYVLMQNLEPLPNDVCLTMKLFYYDEVTPPGYQPPGFKDGDCEGVIFEGEPIYLNVGEVPTPFHTFKVKVTTEKERMENIDSTILFPNQLKTPFQKILMDEGNPEDEQEHNTSDDFDIEMKTEEQKKNPGSSELGEPNLACEEDEIMKSKEVPELSVSPSQVEQLVSKTSELVMSESKTRSGRIFHSKIANENKPVKSSKANRKRSQLESGETVLHHVDSASQESVTKRRKLSEPEEHI from the exons ATGGCCACTGCACAGCTGCAGGGAACACCCATG AGTGCGTTGGTGTTTCCCAACGAGATGATGACCGAGCAGAGCTCTCTGATGCTGGTGAAGAGGCTCCTAGCGATTTCCGTGTCCTGCATCACGTATTTGAGAGGAATATTTCCAGAATGTGCTTATGGATCAAGATACCTAGATg atctTTGTGTCAAAattctgagagaaaataaaagttgtcCAGGAGCTACACAGTTAGTGCATTG gaTGCGAGGATGCTATGATGCTTTACAGAAAAAATAT CTAAGGATTGTTGTTCTAGct gtataCACCAACCCAGAAGACCCTCAG ACAATTTCAGAATGTTACCAATTTAAATTCAAGTACACTGAGAATGGACCAGTCATGGACTTCATAAG TCAAAATCAAAGCACTGAATCTAGTTTGTCATCTGCTGACACCAAGAAAGCAAGTATTCTCCTCATTCGCAAGATGTATGTTCTAATGCAAAATCTGGAACCTTTACCTAATGATGTTTGCTTGACCATGAAACTTTTTTACTATGATGAAG TTACACCCCCAGGTTACCAGCCTCCTGGTTTTAAGGATGGTGATTGTGAAGGAGTGATATTTGAAGGGGAGCCTATATACTTAAATGTGGGAGAAGTCCCAACACCCTTTCACACCTTcaaagtaaaggtgaccaccgaGAAAGAACGAATGGAAAATATTGATTCAACTATATTATTTCCAAACCAGTTAAAAACACCATTTCAAAAAATACTCATGGATGAAGGTAATCCAGAAGATGAACAGGAGCATAATACATCT gatgattttgacattgaaatgaaaacagaagagcagaaaaaaaatcctggatCTTCTGAACTTGGAG aaccaAATTTAGCTTGTGAGGAAGATGAGATTATGAAATCTAAAGAAGTTCCAGAGCTTTCAGTTTCTCCTTCTCAG gTTGAGCAGTTAGTCAGTAAAACATCTGAACTTGTTATGTCTGAAAGCAAAACAAGAAGTGGAAGAATTTTTCACAGTAAAATA GCTAATGAAAATAAACCAGTAAAATCTTCTAAAGCAAATCGGAAGAGAAGTCAACTAGAATCTGGAGAAACA GTTCTTCATCACGTTGATTCTGCTAGTCAAGAGTCAGtgacaaaaagaagaaagcttAGTGAACCAGAggaacatatataa